From a single Rhizobium lusitanum genomic region:
- a CDS encoding flavin reductase family protein — protein sequence MFYTTDTNQHGLPHDPFKAIVTPRPIGWIGSKGRDGSINLSPYSFFNAISDRPKLVMFSSTGRKDSARNVEETGVFTANLVSRNLVEKMNHSSISVPYGTNEFALAGLTAEPGRLVDAPYVGEAFAVLECRVTEIMQPKGLDGQPTENVMVFGQVVGIHIDEAIIRDGRLDMALARPVARMGYMDYSEGSDVFELVRPKTP from the coding sequence ATGTTCTACACAACCGACACCAATCAGCATGGCCTGCCTCATGATCCCTTCAAGGCGATCGTCACGCCGCGCCCGATCGGCTGGATCGGCAGCAAGGGCAGGGACGGCTCGATCAACCTGTCACCCTACTCCTTCTTCAATGCGATCAGTGATCGTCCAAAGCTGGTGATGTTTTCCTCGACTGGCCGCAAGGACAGCGCCCGCAATGTCGAGGAAACCGGTGTCTTCACCGCCAACCTTGTCAGCCGCAACCTCGTTGAAAAGATGAACCATTCATCAATTTCCGTGCCGTACGGGACCAACGAGTTTGCGCTCGCCGGCCTGACCGCCGAGCCGGGCCGGTTGGTGGATGCGCCGTATGTCGGCGAAGCCTTTGCCGTTCTCGAGTGCCGGGTGACGGAGATCATGCAACCGAAGGGCCTTGATGGACAGCCGACAGAAAACGTCATGGTCTTCGGCCAGGTCGTCGGCATTCATATCGATGAGGCGATCATTCGTGACGGCCGGCTCGACATGGCGCTTGCCCGGCCCGTCGCGCGCATGGGCTATATGGACTACAGCGAAGGCAGTGACGTCTTCGAATTGGTGCGGCCGAAGACGCCGTGA
- a CDS encoding nitroreductase family protein, with amino-acid sequence MKTDIKLVDYLAVRRSIPAFQMAEPGPDKAEIEEILRLASRVPDHGKLAPWRFIVYRGEERAKIGEELLKLALEAKPDLSGEMIQVERTRFTRAPVVIAVVSTAGPHFKIPEWEQLMSAGALCLNLLISANAHGWVSNWLTEWFAYDERAYPLLGVQPGEKVAGFIHIGSSEFPPIERPRPELAETVTWVGGEGA; translated from the coding sequence ATGAAAACCGATATCAAGCTGGTCGATTATCTGGCGGTTCGCCGATCCATTCCCGCGTTTCAGATGGCGGAACCAGGCCCGGACAAGGCCGAAATCGAAGAGATCCTGCGGCTCGCCTCCCGTGTGCCGGACCACGGCAAGCTCGCTCCGTGGCGCTTTATCGTCTATCGCGGCGAGGAGCGGGCGAAGATCGGCGAAGAGTTGCTCAAGCTTGCGCTGGAAGCCAAGCCGGATCTGTCCGGGGAAATGATTCAGGTCGAGCGCACGCGCTTCACCCGCGCACCGGTCGTTATCGCAGTCGTCAGCACGGCAGGCCCGCATTTCAAGATCCCGGAATGGGAACAGCTGATGTCGGCGGGTGCGCTTTGCCTCAATCTGCTGATCTCGGCCAATGCGCATGGCTGGGTGTCGAACTGGCTGACCGAGTGGTTCGCCTATGACGAGCGCGCTTATCCGCTCCTCGGCGTCCAGCCGGGTGAAAAAGTCGCCGGCTTCATCCATATCGGCTCCTCCGAGTTCCCGCCGATAGAACGGCCGCGCCCGGAACTGGCGGAAACCGTGACCTGGGTCGGCGGCGAGGGGGCGTAA
- a CDS encoding lysophospholipid acyltransferase family protein has product MDFKELSYANERDTRIKRWFIRSIEGLSGRDRYTRLYDIWRSDIVGKSERVFGKMLDLIDVRLVAKGEWPPRDVPDAPIVIVANHPFGIGDGIAVLALAEELGRPFKVLINNELLKVPEMNDYSLPVSFEETKEAMAINMKTRHEAVRLLKDGTTIIVFPAGGVATAKKGFGRAEDLPWKIFPAKLIQAAHASVIPIYFEGQNGRLFHLASRVSMTLRISLLIREFRRLSGSTITAHVGKLMTWEAMSEGSDRKDLLSKLYGAVFSMAPPKRALRKKAG; this is encoded by the coding sequence TTGGATTTCAAAGAATTATCCTACGCCAATGAACGGGATACGCGCATCAAGCGTTGGTTCATCCGCTCCATCGAAGGCCTTTCCGGTCGCGATCGCTATACCCGGCTCTACGATATCTGGCGTAGCGATATCGTCGGCAAAAGCGAGCGCGTCTTCGGCAAGATGCTCGATCTCATCGATGTGCGGCTTGTGGCCAAGGGCGAATGGCCGCCACGCGATGTTCCCGATGCGCCGATCGTCATCGTCGCCAACCATCCTTTCGGTATCGGCGACGGCATCGCCGTGTTGGCGCTTGCCGAAGAGCTCGGCCGGCCCTTCAAGGTGCTGATCAACAACGAGTTGCTGAAAGTGCCTGAGATGAACGACTATTCGCTGCCGGTTTCCTTCGAGGAAACCAAGGAAGCGATGGCGATCAACATGAAGACGCGCCATGAGGCGGTTCGCCTGCTCAAGGATGGCACCACCATCATCGTCTTTCCGGCCGGCGGCGTCGCGACGGCCAAGAAGGGTTTTGGCCGCGCCGAGGACCTGCCGTGGAAGATCTTTCCGGCAAAGCTCATCCAGGCTGCCCACGCCAGCGTCATTCCCATCTATTTCGAAGGTCAGAACGGCCGGCTGTTCCATCTCGCCAGCCGCGTATCGATGACGCTGCGCATCTCTCTGCTGATCCGTGAATTCCGCCGCCTTTCTGGCAGCACTATCACCGCCCATGTCGGCAAGCTGATGACCTGGGAAGCGATGAGCGAAGGCAGTGACCGTAAGGATCTGCTGTCGAAGCTATACGGCGCGGTGTTTTCCATGGCGCCGCCAAAGCGGGCGTTGCGGAAAAAAGCCGGGTGA
- the thrS gene encoding threonine--tRNA ligase: protein MSQSVSLTFPDGSVRSYDAGATGRDVAESISKSLAKKAVAIAIDGTVRDLSEPVTDGKIEIITRNDGRALELIRHDAAHVMAEAVQEIWPGTQVTIGPVIENGFYYDFAKNEPFTPDDLPVIEKKMREIIQRNAPFTRQIWSREKAKQVFADKGERYKVELVDAIPEGQDLKIYYQGDWFDLCRGPHMASTGQIGTAFKLMKVAGAYWRGDSNNPMLTRIYGTAFAEQADLDNYLHILAEAEKRDHRRLGREMDLFHFQEEGPGVVFWHGKGWRIFQTLVSYMRRRLEGDYQEVNAPQVLDKSLWETSGHWGWYRDNMFKVTVAGDDTDDDRVFALKPMNCPGHIQIFKHGLKSYRELPIRLAEFGNVHRYEPSGALHGLMRVRGFTQDDAHIFCTDEQMAAECLKINDLILSVYEDFGFEEIVVKLSTRPEKRVGDDALWDRAESVMMEVLKTIEEQSGGRIKTGILPGEGAFYGPKFEYTLKDAIGREWQCGTTQVDFNLPERFGAFYIDQHSEKTQPVMIHRAICGSMERFLGILIENFAGHMPLWVSPLQVVVATITSEADGYGEEVAEALRDAGLTVETDFRNEKINYKIREHSVTKVPVIIVCGKKEAEERSVNIRRLGSQAQTPMSLDEAIASLSLEATPPDVLRKREARRAKVAKLA from the coding sequence ATGTCCCAATCCGTTTCCCTGACATTTCCCGATGGTTCCGTGCGCAGCTACGATGCTGGCGCAACCGGCCGGGATGTCGCTGAATCCATTTCCAAGTCGCTTGCCAAGAAGGCCGTCGCCATTGCGATCGACGGCACCGTGCGCGACCTTTCCGAGCCGGTGACCGACGGCAAGATCGAGATCATCACCCGCAATGACGGCCGCGCGCTGGAGCTGATCCGGCATGACGCGGCGCATGTCATGGCGGAAGCCGTGCAGGAGATCTGGCCAGGTACTCAGGTGACCATCGGCCCTGTGATTGAAAACGGCTTCTATTACGACTTCGCCAAGAACGAGCCCTTTACGCCCGACGACCTGCCGGTCATCGAGAAGAAGATGCGCGAGATCATCCAGCGCAATGCTCCCTTCACCAGGCAGATCTGGTCGCGCGAAAAGGCCAAGCAGGTCTTTGCCGACAAGGGCGAGCGCTACAAGGTGGAACTCGTAGACGCCATTCCTGAAGGCCAGGACCTGAAGATCTATTATCAGGGCGATTGGTTCGACCTTTGCCGTGGGCCGCATATGGCCTCCACCGGCCAGATCGGCACGGCCTTCAAGCTGATGAAGGTGGCCGGCGCCTATTGGCGCGGCGACAGCAACAATCCGATGCTGACCCGCATCTACGGCACGGCCTTTGCCGAACAGGCCGATCTCGACAACTACCTGCATATCCTCGCCGAAGCTGAGAAGCGCGACCACCGCCGTCTTGGCCGCGAAATGGACCTGTTCCATTTCCAGGAAGAGGGTCCGGGCGTCGTTTTCTGGCATGGCAAGGGCTGGCGCATTTTCCAGACTCTGGTCTCCTATATGCGCCGCCGTCTGGAAGGCGACTATCAGGAAGTCAACGCGCCGCAGGTGCTCGACAAGTCGCTCTGGGAAACCTCCGGTCACTGGGGCTGGTATCGCGACAATATGTTCAAGGTGACTGTCGCCGGCGACGATACCGACGACGACCGCGTCTTCGCTCTGAAGCCGATGAACTGCCCCGGCCACATCCAGATCTTCAAGCATGGTTTGAAGTCTTACCGCGAACTGCCGATCCGTCTTGCGGAATTCGGCAATGTGCATCGCTACGAGCCTTCGGGCGCGCTGCACGGTCTGATGCGCGTGCGCGGCTTCACGCAGGATGATGCGCATATCTTCTGTACCGACGAACAGATGGCGGCCGAATGCCTGAAGATCAACGACCTGATCCTGTCTGTCTACGAGGACTTCGGCTTCGAGGAGATCGTCGTCAAGCTTTCGACCCGTCCCGAAAAGCGCGTCGGTGACGATGCGCTCTGGGATCGCGCCGAAAGCGTGATGATGGAGGTCCTGAAAACCATCGAGGAGCAGTCCGGTGGCCGCATTAAGACCGGCATTCTACCCGGCGAAGGCGCGTTCTACGGGCCGAAGTTCGAATATACGCTGAAGGATGCCATCGGCCGTGAATGGCAGTGCGGCACGACGCAGGTCGACTTCAATCTGCCGGAACGCTTTGGCGCCTTCTATATCGACCAGCACTCCGAAAAGACTCAGCCGGTAATGATCCATCGCGCCATCTGCGGCTCGATGGAACGCTTCCTCGGTATCCTGATCGAGAACTTCGCCGGCCATATGCCGCTTTGGGTCTCGCCGCTGCAGGTGGTTGTCGCGACCATTACCTCGGAAGCCGACGGTTACGGCGAAGAGGTAGCGGAAGCGCTGCGTGACGCCGGGCTCACGGTCGAGACCGACTTCCGCAACGAGAAGATCAACTACAAGATCCGCGAGCATTCGGTAACGAAGGTTCCGGTGATCATCGTCTGCGGCAAGAAGGAAGCCGAGGAGCGCTCGGTCAATATCCGCCGTCTCGGCAGCCAGGCGCAGACGCCGATGTCGCTCGACGAGGCGATCGCATCGCTGTCGCTCGAAGCCACACCACCGGACGTCCTGCGCAAGCGCGAAGCCAGGCGGGCCAAGGTTGCCAAGCTTGCTTGA
- a CDS encoding DUF1697 domain-containing protein, which yields MTTYVALLHSIVLAAGRRVIMSDLRTMAENLGFTNVKTLVATGNLVFEAGAQPIAAIETQLEAGFTKTFGKHVDIIARDAATWIKLVAGNPFADGEGSEVAIRVMREPLDPSVVEVLEKRRSGPELLAVVDGDLWIDFGGKASETRLLSSLTTKRLGVGTLRNWNTVRGLVGMIGR from the coding sequence ATGACGACGTATGTCGCACTGCTTCACAGCATCGTCCTTGCCGCTGGCCGTCGAGTCATCATGAGCGATCTGCGGACGATGGCGGAAAATCTGGGCTTCACCAACGTCAAAACGCTGGTCGCGACCGGTAATCTGGTCTTCGAGGCTGGCGCGCAACCGATTGCGGCAATCGAAACTCAGCTCGAAGCGGGCTTTACGAAGACTTTCGGCAAGCACGTCGACATTATTGCTCGCGATGCTGCGACGTGGATTAAGCTTGTCGCGGGCAATCCGTTCGCAGACGGTGAAGGCAGCGAGGTGGCCATCCGCGTCATGCGTGAACCGCTCGATCCGTCGGTGGTCGAAGTACTCGAAAAGCGCAGAAGCGGCCCGGAGCTGCTGGCCGTGGTCGATGGCGATCTCTGGATCGATTTCGGCGGTAAGGCGAGTGAAACGCGCCTGCTCTCCTCGCTGACCACCAAACGTCTCGGTGTCGGCACGCTGCGAAATTGGAATACGGTGCGAGGATTGGTCGGGATGATCGGCCGTTAG
- a CDS encoding iron-sulfur cluster assembly scaffold protein, with protein sequence MDEIYNSKILEFAGNIERIGSLSDADASAQAHSRLCGSRVKIWLKMDDDVVTDFAHDVKACALGQASSSVMARHVVGATSAELRQAREDMLAMLKANGEGPTGRFEDMRYLKPVKDYKARHASTMLTFDAVVDAIGQIEATRAGVVEAVS encoded by the coding sequence ATGGACGAGATCTATAACAGCAAGATCCTGGAATTCGCCGGCAATATCGAACGCATTGGTAGCCTTTCAGACGCCGATGCGAGCGCTCAGGCCCATTCCAGACTGTGCGGCTCCCGCGTGAAGATCTGGCTGAAAATGGACGACGATGTCGTTACCGATTTTGCGCACGACGTCAAGGCCTGTGCGCTTGGTCAGGCGTCTTCTTCGGTCATGGCCCGCCATGTGGTGGGTGCCACTTCCGCCGAATTGCGCCAGGCACGAGAAGATATGCTTGCGATGCTGAAGGCGAACGGCGAGGGGCCAACAGGGCGCTTCGAGGACATGCGCTATCTGAAGCCGGTCAAGGATTACAAGGCGCGCCATGCATCGACGATGCTGACTTTCGATGCTGTGGTGGATGCGATCGGGCAGATTGAGGCGACGCGGGCCGGGGTTGTTGAGGCTGTATCGTGA
- the folE gene encoding GTP cyclohydrolase I FolE, with amino-acid sequence MDAIVKNFPQAVESDRPSQKEAEDAVRVLLRWAGDDPQREGLLDTPARVAKAYRELFAGYDMNPEDVLGRTFEEVSGYDDMVLVRDIPFYSHCEHHMVPIIGKAHVAYLPNGRVLGLSKIGRVVEIFGRRLQTQEAMTAQVANAIDDSLRPRGVAVMIEAEHMCMAMRGVQQQGASTLTTTFTGAFKADPAEQVRFMTMVRSR; translated from the coding sequence ATGGACGCCATTGTAAAGAACTTTCCGCAAGCCGTTGAATCCGATCGTCCTTCACAGAAGGAAGCAGAAGACGCCGTTCGCGTTCTGCTTCGCTGGGCAGGTGATGATCCGCAGCGCGAAGGCCTGCTCGATACGCCGGCGCGCGTCGCCAAGGCCTATCGTGAGCTTTTCGCCGGCTATGACATGAACCCCGAGGACGTGCTTGGTCGCACCTTCGAGGAAGTTTCCGGCTACGATGACATGGTCCTCGTGCGCGATATTCCGTTCTACTCGCATTGCGAACATCATATGGTGCCGATTATCGGCAAGGCGCATGTCGCCTATCTGCCGAATGGTCGCGTGCTTGGCCTGTCGAAGATCGGCCGCGTCGTCGAAATCTTTGGTCGCCGCCTGCAGACGCAGGAGGCCATGACCGCCCAGGTCGCCAATGCCATCGACGATTCCCTGCGTCCGCGCGGCGTCGCCGTGATGATCGAAGCCGAACATATGTGCATGGCGATGCGCGGTGTGCAGCAGCAGGGTGCTTCAACGCTGACGACGACTTTCACCGGTGCTTTCAAGGCCGATCCGGCTGAGCAGGTCCGCTTCATGACGATGGTCCGGAGCCGCTGA
- the hisI gene encoding phosphoribosyl-AMP cyclohydrolase, giving the protein MNLVFNAPSTDKSELEDAGDFTPRFDDRGLITAIVTDAHDGELLMVAHMNAEALALTIKTKTAHYYSRSRGKLWKKGETSGNLQTVKEIRTDCDQDAIWLKVVVAGHDATCHTGRRSCFYRTVELEDGKPVLSVVDDHLHFDPSEIYQQ; this is encoded by the coding sequence ATGAATTTGGTATTCAACGCCCCTTCCACGGACAAGTCCGAGCTTGAGGATGCGGGCGATTTCACGCCCCGTTTCGACGATCGCGGACTGATCACCGCAATCGTGACCGACGCACATGACGGTGAGCTGCTGATGGTCGCGCATATGAATGCCGAAGCTCTGGCGCTGACCATCAAGACCAAGACGGCGCACTACTACAGCCGTTCGCGCGGCAAACTCTGGAAAAAGGGCGAGACTTCCGGAAACCTGCAAACGGTGAAGGAGATACGTACCGATTGCGATCAGGATGCCATCTGGCTGAAAGTTGTAGTCGCCGGTCACGATGCAACGTGCCATACTGGTCGCCGTTCCTGCTTCTACCGTACGGTTGAGCTGGAGGATGGAAAGCCGGTGCTGAGCGTGGTCGACGATCACCTGCATTTCGATCCCAGCGAAATCTACCAGCAATAG
- a CDS encoding patatin-like phospholipase family protein — MLNWGLNRQGAGQTSAGSDPTTSRGILAPPIAPAPPKKVKISLALGGGAARGWAHIGVLRALDEAGIEVGMVAGTSIGALVGGCYLAGKLDELEAFARSLTMRRIASLLDLTIGGSGLFGGMRLTKRMQEHLEGLSIEDLDRTFVAVASELNTGHEVWIANGSLITALRASYALPGIFEPVRTNSRTLVDGALVNPVPVSVCRAYEQPLVVAVNLNYDLYGRSAVVKHNAGPPSSDQQRREEPPYTKLGMTGVMVQAFNIIQDRISRARLAGDPPDLALHPRLSDIGLSEFHRAGEAIERGYEETLVRLTEIRRMQEAYAR, encoded by the coding sequence ATGCTGAATTGGGGGTTGAATCGTCAGGGCGCCGGACAGACTTCGGCTGGTTCAGATCCGACCACCTCGCGCGGCATCCTCGCTCCTCCCATTGCTCCCGCTCCGCCAAAGAAAGTAAAGATCTCGCTGGCGCTTGGAGGAGGTGCAGCTCGCGGCTGGGCTCATATCGGCGTGCTGCGTGCCCTGGACGAGGCGGGTATCGAGGTCGGCATGGTTGCGGGCACGTCCATCGGGGCTCTGGTTGGCGGCTGCTATCTTGCCGGCAAGCTTGACGAGCTGGAGGCTTTTGCCCGCTCCTTGACTATGCGCCGCATCGCCAGCCTGCTTGATCTCACCATTGGCGGCAGCGGCCTGTTCGGCGGCATGCGGCTTACCAAGCGCATGCAGGAACACCTTGAAGGCCTGTCTATCGAGGATCTCGACCGCACATTCGTCGCCGTCGCCTCGGAATTGAACACCGGCCACGAGGTCTGGATCGCCAATGGCTCGCTGATCACGGCACTGCGGGCATCCTATGCCCTGCCCGGCATTTTCGAGCCGGTTCGCACCAATAGCCGCACGCTGGTCGATGGCGCACTCGTCAATCCGGTGCCTGTTTCCGTTTGTCGTGCTTACGAGCAGCCTCTCGTGGTCGCCGTCAATTTGAATTACGACCTCTACGGTCGTTCTGCCGTCGTCAAACACAATGCCGGCCCGCCGAGCAGCGACCAGCAACGCCGCGAAGAGCCGCCCTACACCAAGCTCGGCATGACCGGCGTGATGGTACAGGCTTTCAACATTATTCAGGATCGGATCTCTCGTGCTCGCCTTGCCGGCGACCCGCCGGACCTGGCGCTGCATCCGCGCCTCAGCGACATCGGCCTCTCGGAGTTTCATCGTGCCGGCGAGGCGATCGAGCGCGGCTATGAGGAGACATTGGTGCGGCTCACCGAAATCCGGCGCATGCAGGAAGCCTATGCGCGGTAG
- a CDS encoding CBS domain-containing protein produces MSVSVKAILDIKGRDVVTTGGNTTVAEAARILNENRIGAIVVVGMAGKISGIFTERDVVNAVAKHGSECLDQPIASLMTAKVHRCKEESTTDELMELMTLRRFRHVPVEDKGKLSGIISIGDVVKWRIREIELEAEQIKAYIAG; encoded by the coding sequence ATGTCAGTTTCCGTAAAAGCCATACTGGATATCAAAGGTCGCGACGTCGTTACCACCGGGGGTAATACGACCGTCGCGGAGGCCGCTAGAATTCTCAACGAGAACCGTATTGGCGCCATCGTTGTCGTCGGCATGGCAGGCAAGATTTCCGGCATATTCACCGAGCGCGATGTGGTCAATGCGGTGGCCAAGCACGGTAGCGAATGTCTCGATCAACCGATCGCCTCGCTGATGACGGCGAAGGTGCATCGCTGCAAGGAAGAGAGCACCACCGACGAGCTGATGGAGCTGATGACCCTGCGCCGCTTCCGCCATGTCCCGGTCGAAGACAAAGGCAAGCTCTCCGGCATCATCTCGATCGGCGACGTCGTCAAATGGCGTATCCGCGAGATCGAGCTCGAGGCCGAGCAGATCAAGGCCTATATCGCTGGGTGA
- a CDS encoding rhomboid family intramembrane serine protease, with amino-acid sequence MDNAEPPRQQLEDPRPPQRVPAFNLPPVILASLALLAVVFAVQNLPWWSDDTLNWLYFTFSFIPARYAFPLSQQGLEWLWTPVTYSLLHGGIEHIVFNGLWLMVFAAPVARRIGVVRYVLFWLFSAAASAFLHAAIYWGDQTLLIGASGVVSGLMGAACRFAFPAMDGRRIGARQAHLNPRLSILDSLRSRTVVVYILMWVAGNALVAFGITLVGDSSQPVAWDAHIGGFLFGFLLFSLFDRQPRVEVENPAVSTE; translated from the coding sequence ATGGACAATGCAGAGCCGCCGCGCCAACAGCTAGAAGATCCGCGGCCGCCGCAGCGCGTTCCGGCTTTCAACCTGCCACCCGTCATCCTCGCAAGCCTGGCACTGCTGGCGGTCGTCTTCGCTGTTCAGAACTTGCCCTGGTGGTCGGACGATACACTGAACTGGCTCTATTTCACCTTTAGCTTCATTCCCGCGCGCTATGCTTTCCCGCTGTCACAGCAGGGACTGGAGTGGCTGTGGACGCCGGTCACCTATTCGCTTCTGCATGGCGGTATCGAGCATATCGTTTTCAACGGGCTGTGGCTGATGGTCTTCGCAGCACCTGTTGCGCGCCGGATTGGCGTCGTGCGCTATGTGCTCTTCTGGCTTTTTTCAGCCGCCGCCTCGGCATTCCTGCACGCGGCTATCTATTGGGGTGACCAGACCCTGCTGATCGGCGCATCCGGCGTCGTTTCAGGATTGATGGGAGCTGCCTGCCGTTTTGCCTTTCCGGCCATGGACGGCCGCCGCATCGGCGCACGGCAAGCCCACCTCAACCCGCGGCTGTCGATCCTCGACTCGCTGCGCAGCCGGACGGTCGTCGTCTATATCCTGATGTGGGTCGCCGGCAACGCACTGGTCGCTTTCGGCATCACGCTGGTTGGCGACAGCTCGCAACCGGTCGCCTGGGACGCCCATATCGGCGGCTTCCTCTTCGGCTTCCTGCTGTTTTCGCTGTTCGACCGGCAGCCTCGCGTCGAAGTCGAAAATCCTGCCGTATCAACGGAATGA
- a CDS encoding PAS domain-containing protein, protein MRQKTSIEIFTYWEQLRGGADAPLRNLIQPSAVRHILPELFILELLPNDAPRFRLAGTAICSLMGREIRGESFAALWAGSQIEDPIRIATGVMTHVVPVLINATGYSISGRHMAFEMVLMPMRSSGDVCDRLLGCLTPVAQTAWLGSEPMEFLALDRSRLLHDRPARAVELPTHPQSADLISPRDGARFGELMRRMLHLKTGMHDSRAG, encoded by the coding sequence ATGCGCCAGAAGACGAGCATCGAGATATTCACCTATTGGGAGCAGCTGCGCGGTGGTGCGGATGCCCCATTGCGCAATTTGATACAGCCCTCGGCGGTCCGCCACATCCTGCCGGAGCTGTTCATTCTGGAGCTCTTGCCGAATGATGCACCGCGTTTTCGGCTGGCCGGTACGGCGATTTGCAGTCTCATGGGACGCGAGATTCGCGGCGAGAGTTTTGCCGCGCTTTGGGCCGGCAGCCAGATCGAAGACCCGATTCGCATTGCGACTGGCGTGATGACGCATGTGGTTCCCGTCTTGATCAATGCAACCGGCTACAGCATCAGCGGCCGCCATATGGCCTTTGAAATGGTGCTGATGCCGATGCGTTCATCGGGTGATGTCTGCGATCGTCTGCTCGGCTGCCTGACGCCGGTTGCACAAACAGCGTGGCTTGGCAGCGAACCCATGGAGTTCCTGGCGCTTGATCGCAGCCGCTTGCTTCATGACCGCCCTGCCCGCGCCGTCGAACTGCCAACGCATCCGCAATCCGCCGATTTGATCTCACCTCGAGATGGTGCCCGGTTCGGTGAATTGATGCGGCGGATGCTGCATTTGAAAACGGGCATGCACGATTCTCGCGCCGGTTGA
- a CDS encoding PilZ domain-containing protein, giving the protein MHSFQPAQTTRPNQMVGGAPRNDQRTFQRVPINMQGRLMLASYEEFECLVTDMSPGDMYVTCLGRPRANERVVAYIDHLGRVEGNVVAIDGRGFSMSINATDRKREKLAAQLTWLANKHELGLPEDRRHDRLTPRSTTSELTLEDGTLYVCRIMDLSLSGAAVDVEARPPIGTPVRLGNMRGRVIRHFMEGVAIEFLSLQSRETLREFL; this is encoded by the coding sequence ATGCATTCATTCCAGCCAGCTCAAACGACGCGGCCCAACCAGATGGTAGGAGGTGCGCCCCGCAACGATCAGCGAACCTTTCAGCGGGTTCCGATCAATATGCAGGGCCGTCTAATGCTGGCCAGTTACGAAGAATTCGAATGCCTGGTCACCGACATGTCGCCCGGCGACATGTATGTCACTTGCCTGGGACGTCCGCGCGCCAATGAGCGCGTCGTAGCCTATATCGATCATCTTGGCCGGGTGGAGGGCAACGTGGTCGCCATCGACGGTCGCGGCTTCAGCATGTCGATCAACGCGACCGACCGCAAGCGCGAGAAGCTCGCCGCCCAACTTACCTGGCTTGCTAACAAGCACGAGCTCGGTCTTCCCGAAGATCGCCGTCATGACCGCTTGACGCCGCGCTCCACCACCAGCGAATTGACCTTGGAAGACGGTACACTCTATGTTTGCCGCATCATGGATCTGTCGTTGTCGGGTGCCGCAGTCGACGTCGAGGCGCGCCCGCCGATCGGAACGCCTGTGCGACTCGGCAACATGCGCGGCCGCGTCATACGCCACTTCATGGAAGGTGTTGCGATCGAGTTTCTCTCGCTGCAATCCCGCGAGACCTTGCGCGAATTCCTCTGA